The following nucleotide sequence is from Carassius carassius chromosome 16, fCarCar2.1, whole genome shotgun sequence.
TTTCGATGTTTCCTTGAACGAAACGCAGATTGTATAAACTTTTGCAGAAGGGCTCCATTTATAATGTATTTGAAGTCAGCCATTTGAAAACCAACTGTTTTAAACTATTGTTGCAAAGTAACATTTATATGATCGCCCATGAGCCAGTTGGGAATCACTATTGATTTAAAAAGGGAACCAAAATGTTTACCcaggtgaatctcatgaaacttttcaaaaaatggtcacaattcaccccaaaataagtCTATATCGCATGAAATGAAGCCCGTTTTTGCAACCTCTTGAAGTTTTTGCATTGTGAATATTATTGTCATGACAATTAAACAGAGTAATACTGTATTGTAAGACataattacacaaaaatatatttaaaaaaaaatgagaattaTTGATACATCATTGTAACATTTACAGTACTGtctttatataattttctttttttgcaaatttggctgaaatatgacttatttaatttttttcatgaggTTCATCTACCCAATGCTGACTtctttaagaaaaacaaaaactaaaaaaaaaacaatagtattTATGATCAGTGTCTAATGAAAAGTTTCCTCACTGGAACtcgttttgtttttgtgattgtTGACTCTGTTCAGGGTTTCGTTTTGAAATACGAATGTAGTACTAATTAGTgtcaaatggtaaaaaaaataggAATTGAAATCTGAATTTTGACACTTGGTGCCTGAAACACCCAAGATTGTAGTATGTTTTCCCACACGGATAAATGATTAATGGTACATAATGTTCCCTGGCCTGGTGGGGAGAGTATGCGCCGTGCACATAGACACGCAGTAGATTTACAAGAAATCATTGTTACTGGAAAACGTAAGGGTTGTGCACGAGCACAGGTTTTAGTGTTTTAGTCTCTAGCTGTAGGATGTAGTTTTGAAAAGaatgattgtgtgtttgtgttcaagtGTGTCCAAAGAGAGTGCTGTCCACCTCATTTCTGTGTTTGTTCCCACTGTAACTCATTGCTTGCACTCATGTATTGACTATTTTTGTGAGATGGGGTGTTGCATTGTGGTCTTTTTTTACCATGATTCCTAACATCAGGATATACAATTGTTTTTGATGATTTCTCCCATGTAATCTCATGATAGACTGCTTAAATTAAGGtacattttaacatcaacctgAATAAGAAAGTAAATGTTTGTATATTATACTCCATTAAGGAATGTTCAGAATATTTCTCCAATGTGGATGTagttgtaatacttttttttttctttgtacaaGAATTCACTGTGTGAAATTTTGGATTGCATTTTTGTATAATACAATTGCTTTTCTTCTTTAAGAGGGCGGGGGCATAACTAACTGGATTTTCGAATTAGATATTGAAAAacttgaaaaatatttaataagaaatgtattttatgtgcagCAGTGATTCTGGCATGGATTATGATTAAATGATATTGTAAACCATTTTCCTATCTTGTCTTTCTTACAAATTCATGCACTTTTACACAACAGCCACTAGGTGTTGAACATTGAACAAACGGCAAAACAACTGATCACAAACTAAATAGTTTCACCTCAGGCATTTGTACTGAAATAGttctttttaacaatgttttgaACAGATTCCACATTATTAGTCAAATTTGCTTTTGCTTGTTGTTAATCTAACAAAACCGATCAATAGCTCAAAGGTTCTTCTGAGTAAACGTTCATCTCTCTAGTCACTCCAGTGCTCTTAAGGGCACTGACCTGTCCAGAGAACAGTGTTTTCTTCATTTTGTTGCGTACTTTAGTACAACATAGCTCCAAAACTGGTGAGGAAACTTAACAAGGAAATACAACAACGTCAGGTACgtgaaaaatgtttaaatacattgAACATCATGATCAAGAAAGAGCGGATGAGTTGTACGAAGCGTTTTGGTGATTCGTAGGATTAAAATTTAACTTTTCACCAAAAAGTGGATCTTTGTAAGTCCACTATTGGTAGAGAAATAGAATTCagataaaatgttcatttgtgaCTAGCGGTGTATGagtaatgaagtaaaaaaaaaatttgaaattggCTCAGCTATAATAATTTAAACTTCAAATGGTTTTATTTCATTGTAACAACTGTGGATTTTAAAGTGAAATCTTATTTTCATTGTATTAAGTTTTAGGAAAGTAGTGCTATAAGAAAATGTTTGCTCCTTGGTTAAGTCTAaagtacaaattaataaaaataagaaattctCCCCAATTCGCTATAGACATTGTATTGCATGATTCGATGACTTGTTTGACCACCAGAATTTGCACTAAACTGCTTTTCCTGGGCTGGTTTTCCATTCCACCTTAGGCAGGATGAAGTTGTTGGCATGTACGTGGGCTTTGTGGGTACTTGCCCTCTGTTCGGTCCAGGCAGCCAAAGAAATGTGCTTCACAAAGCCCAAAGATCTACCTTTGCAGCCAATGTGCATCTACCGCAGCCATGATTCTGAAATGCTACCAACTGAAAAACCTGAGAAGATCCCAGCTGGCACCAACCCTCGAGTGTGGGAACTGTCCAAAGCCAACAGCCACTTCGCCCTCTCATTTTTCAAGCAGCTTGCTGAGGGAAAGTCCAATGATGAAAACATCTTTCTGTCGCCAATTAGTATCTCAACAGCTTTCGCCATGACGAAGCTAGGGGCTTGTAATACCACACTGGAGCAGCTCATGAAAGTAAGGTCAAGTAATTGTAACTTCAACAAAGATTGATCACTCGAGCAGGTCAACAACTTCTCTATTCTTTACATGTAGGTGTTTAAGTTCGATATGATAAAGGAGAAGACATCAGACCAGGTCCATTTCTTCTTTGCCAAGCTGAATTGTCGACTATATCGCAAAAAGCACGAGACAACGGAATTGATCTCTGCAAACCGTTTGTTTGGAGACAAATCAACGCTTTTTAATGAGTCCTTCCAGCACATCAGCGAGATGGTCTATGGAGCCAAGTTGCTGCCTCTTGATTTTAAGGTTACATTGGCATAAGTGTGTAAATGAAGGTGATCTTATCCTTGACCCTGTACTAAACATTCAAGTTTTAATCCTCCAGGAGAAACCGGAAGTTTCAAGGATGACGATAAATGAATGGATAGCCAACAAGACTGAGAACCGAATAAAAGACACCCTGCCTGAAGGTTCAATAGACTCCAACACCATATTAGTTTTGGTGAACGCAATCTACTTCAAAGTAAGTGAGGATACAGAGACATACTTGTAATTAAAATGTGGTTTTTGGGGGTCTCCATCTTCcagcagagtttggctccaacacCAATTAAACACAAGGTCCAATAGCAAACCGCAAATCTTAGTGGGTGTTAACACGACACTGAAAACAGAACATTTTTCATTTACACAACAACTGCATTTTTGAGACCTGAAAATTCAAACTTAAAAAAACGAATGGGTTTTTCAAAACAATGTCATTATCATCTTAATGTAAACTATAAAATCACAAATTTGTGAAAATGCTGAAGTCATACGCACAGATTATTTGTTTAGTCTATAGAAATGCATATGTGTGCAAGTGCATAGTGTTCGGCATCGCCAGCTACTGGCCTTACAAATATAATACAGTGCTATTAGTTGTTTTCGGAGAATGAGGAGGAACATTTGTATCTGTGCAAAATTTTACAAAATCGCAAaggaaaaacatttgtttttagcaAGTCATTGTGGTATAAATGTACCCTTGAACCTTGGCCCTATCACCACCTTCAGtcattgggggaaaaaaaacttctAGTTACTTTGACAATTCCAGCTCTTAAGAAACTAGTCCAGCCTCAGAAAAGAAACAAGCAATAAGCATAGTGAGAGAATtaccatcaaaataaaacacagctAATTTATGTAAAATGCAAACTCTCTTTACAAATAATTGCATCATCACAAAATTAGTGTGTACACTTCAGCAGAATATGTTGACAACGAGCTGGGTTGCAAAACGTATGACAGACTCCCCCTCCTACCACAATACCAACAAAACTGAATGTtagcatttaataaaattatgacaGGGCTCACAGTAAAGCAAATTAGTAACAGACACTTCAGCACCCCAGACAGTAGTGGTATAACAGTACACAAAAATTATGGTTCGCTGCGTACCTCAGGTTTGAAATCATAATATGGCATGGGTTTGGTAcaattgcttttttatttatagcATAGACAGGAGAATTCTTTGTAGACAAAGATGTTGTGTTCATGGCAATGTGTAATCTGAATCTGACCCTAAAGTGGCTCATATGGTAAATAGTGAATATGGCCCAAATTATAGTGCCCACCAAATGTGGGCCACCTCTGGCAAAAATGTAGCACAAATTAAACCAAATGTAGTCCGCGTTTCAGCAAATTTGGCCCATGTTTATTAAATCGTATCTGGGCCAATTTTGCCAAAGATATAGCACAGTGAGCCTAACTTGTACCACATTTGACATGACCCATATGCCccaaacatttttaaacagatGAGGGCCACTTCTGGTTTGGATATAGCACTTGACACTGGCTAATTGAAATGGaagtttaaaattgtaatatgcCCTAACAGAATTTGGTTACTTTCAGTAGAATGCAATGCAGTTAACTGACGCAGGCTGATCTGAATATGAGTCTTAAGAAGGCTACATACCCAGcaatttattttttgaaacatGCTGTGTTTTTTATGCAGCATAAAAACAGAGTGCAATATAATGATAGCTCTTACTGTCATGGATTCTGTTGATTTGGACTTTGCACCGTTTTCCTTTGTTGACTGTATTATTCTGTTCAGGTGTGCATAGTTAATTGTCCTTGTTTGGTCTGCATACTTAAGGTTCTGTATGTTCATTTTAAGTTTGTCTGGTCTTACATTTACTTGTCTTAAATGTTGCTGTTTCTAAAGTATTGCAATGTTACTTTGAATATTTCTCTGTGACATTTGCATTGCTTCTTGTGCAAAATTTGGGTCAGGATGATTTTACCAAGTAGGAAACATTtatggtttatttgttttttttggtatatTAGCTAAAATGTGGACCACTTCCAAAATGTCACCATTCCATGCAGTATGTGGGCCACATGAAGAATGTGGGGAGGACTAGGGttatagaatagaaaagaaaccAACTGTGCTGATTTGTGAGTTTTGATACATCAACTGTGAATTTTGGTTTATTTGGTTGACTTACATGCAGCAATATGAATCTATTTATTGTCATGGCTGACATGCAGCCTTCTTATAGCTTGCTTGTGGCCCATATTTGGCAAACAGGACCACCTAAATGCCATCATTCTACACACTATGTGGACCAGAGCAAAGTGTTGAATCTGGGCCAGAATTAAAATTTAATATTGACCAGATTCTAGTTCTACTAGGCCAGTTCTACTTTATTTGGTGTATTCATGGCTGATATTGGGCCTTCCTTTGGCTTGCTTGTGGCCCCAATTTGGCAAACAGGAGCGGACCGCCAAAGTGCAATTATTCCATGAGGTATGTGGGCCAACTGAAAGTGTCCAGTTTGGGCCCGATATGGACCTCAGGAACTTTGATATCGGGATtccttttaaacaaaaataatatttataagatTAATTCATCCTATACATGTACAGTAGAAGACCTCAACAAATTGTTTAGGATCACTAGAAACTTCTGGGAAAGtttgttggagctaaactctggaaGGTGGCCCTCCATGAGCAGAACTGAACTTTCCTGACTTTTGAACACTGTAActgtcttgttttgtgttccagggtcaatGGAAACACAAGTTTGATAAACAAAATGTCATGGAGTTAGACTTTCACGTTAGCAAGACACACAAGTGTCGAGTCCCAATGATGTACCAAGAGAGGAAATTTAACTATGCAAGAATCGATGACGACAAGGTGCAGATCCTTGAATTACCCTACAACGGTGGTGAAATCACAATGGTGCTCATATTACCTTATGAAGGTACAACCCTGCCAGAAGTAAGTTGATTATAAACAATAGACAAAAAGTTCTACTCAAAGATTTTTTTCTAGTTTAACCTAACAAAACTGCATCCAATTAAGGTAGTGGAAAAAATGAACCTCACGAAACTTGAGGGTTGGTTACATGCCATGAAAGAGACCACAGTGTCCGTGCATGTTCCTCGTTTCCGTATCGAGGACAACTTTAGCCTCAAAGAGCAGCTGATGAAAATGGGCCTTGAAGATCTTTTTAGTCCAGAAAAAGCCAGTCTCCCAGGTATGCAATTATTTTGACTGTAGAAATTTTTTATTGTTCTggttttaaaatgttcaaaaatagGATTGGATAGCTCACCTAAAAAAAACTTggggtcatcatttactcaccattatgttgttccaaacttgtaggACTTTTTCTTCTGTAGATCCTAAAAGCTTCATGAGGCTAGAAATGTAGAgcacaagtcatatggactacCTGTATGGGATCTTGGCTTGATTGTTATGAAATTTTGCTGTATGGATTTGTGTTCATGGTTGGGGCGAAATCTTGAGTTTAGATGCATCTACACAATATTGTCACATGTTGTGTTCCATTAGGGATGGTTGCCGAGGATGGGCCCAACTTGTACATCTCCGATGCCTACCATAAGGCCTTCCTTGAGGTAAAATTCATtcaatattgtttgcaaactcaTGTTTTTATGATTAGCCTCATTGTGTAGCAAGACCGATCACACTATTTCTTGGCCAATGGTCTGGTTTTCCAATTTTTCAGGTGAATGAAGAAGGTAGCGAAGCTGCTGCCGCCACAGCAGTTGTTGCTACCGGACGTTCCTTAAACATCTACCGGGAGAATTTTATGGCAGATCGACCCTTCGTTCTGCTGATCCGTGAGTCCAGCATCAACGCCTTGATCTTTACCGGCCGAGTCGCAAATCCTTGTGGGAGCAGCTAACATGGATTGGGTCTGGATCCCACACTATGGGGACAGTTATTGATTGTCCTCATTTTCAACTTGACAAGGCAGCCTTGTTTCTTCATTATTGCTAAATAATGAATGTTAAATTTGTCATAATATGTTGTTTTTATCAATCCACCAAGCAAGCACTGGAAACAAGCACATCAAGAAAAACAAAGAGGATTTACGAATGAAAGAAATAAAAGCAATATGTACAGGCACAGAACAAGGATAAAAcaggtttatttttttcatattagaaATTTGGGTTTAGCAGTATCACACAATCTGGGCTtacataattatacatttaaagaaCATAATTAAAAATTCTTCACAGTTACACTTAAAGTGCTTTGTTTCTATTTAGAAGAATGGACTTGACACACTGCCAGtgatgaaaaaaacataagtgGTTATTGTGAAAATGGCATTCACATTATTAACGCTTTATCTTTCTGATTCCTGTaccatttttaaatgtgaaaagtctcaaatattaagtaaatataaacTGATTAATTTCAAAGAAGTTATTCTACTTAATCATCTatgaaaataatttctaaattttcttaaaacatttactttttcaataaataaactggtttgctattaaaattaGAGTAAATGATTTCTAAGATAATTCTTATGTTTTGGAATTtggaacttttttttaacaataaaatacCTATTATATTTCGTTTTATTTCATGGttatgtcaaataaaatatttctaaagtaCGATAAATTAAAGTGATTAACATCTCATCAGACACACGGAAAGAACTTTACAGACTATATTGCTTTTTGAAAGATAAAACAATATAGCGAGACAAATCGTAAAGGTCGATATTTTGGCTTCTCCTGGTGCAAATTTAGATGCCTGGAAATGTCTTTATGTTTGACCGTGATAAAAGTCAAAGACAACATGCAAATAAACAATTTCTACTcttttgaggtaaaaaaaaacaccttttttgacAAAGCATCATGTTTGCTTGCTTATTCAGACAGACTAAGTGTTGAAATATATACGTCGGTTATTTGCATTGAAGTGTCCTCTTCTGAAATGTGTCGTTTGTAGAAAATATTTGCTCCAGAGTGACAAGACTGAACAAACTGAAGATATGGCTCAGTGTTGTCATTCGGTCTTCCCCCCAAAAAACTACTAAGTAGAGACATGCACTGGATCACttatcacaaaaaaaacatgaGGTAAATGTAATCTCTGAAACAAATTTTATCACATTTGCCAATATGGGTAACTGTTTTACAAGTCCAGAATACAAATTATTCTTGTGAAAATCAATTGGGTATCAGTTTCCCAACTTTTTAAAAGTCGTTTTGTTCATTATGGTGTTATAATTCTGCACCACTTTATCTGAAATCAATTTCGGAATTTGAAATGGGGTGAAATATTGCTTCAAAAGTAGTTCCGTTCCGTTTGAAACTACACATTCTGTAACACTGTTAAGATTAGACACAATTTGGTTAGAAATGACTTGTTCGGTCAAAACCATTAAACTGCAGTAGATGTATTGTCATACAAACATGAAATATTACAGCCTAATATATACACTGTAGCAACACATTTATCCTCCACCATGTTACTTAAAGCTTAGAAACAAATACAAAAGCCAAACATAATATTTGAAagaatattattgtttaaaataaaagagAACAGGCAGCTTGGTCAACCATCAATGTTTTGAAGGTCAACGATAGATATGCACAAAGGGAAAACATGCTGAAAGTTATCATTAGCCCTAAAACCCAAATTAATATGATTCAATTTAGACTGCTAAAATGTGTAGTACAATAACTGGAATGACTGATTACAGATATAGATCCCTTGTTATTAAAATTGCAATTAATTCATTCACATAGAGATAATTTAAGTCACTATCACCCTTATATGATTGGCATACACAAAACAGACCCATGCCCCAAATCTAAATTTCAACTTAAAGGCAAAGTCCATAAAACAAACATCTTTTCTTGATATATTATAACATATTAGATTATGATTATGTTGTTTACAGACAAAATCATTTGCCCTTCTCTATCATCATGAGGTTGCATTTTGACAAATAAAAGCAATATCAACATGCTCTTATATTACCTGGGTTCTGCGCTGTACAACAAACGTGACATTATAGTTTCAGGATTGTATTTCACTGCGACTGCTTCTGAGGCATGGGTATTTACATTGAGGAAAtgttcatttgcatttattttttatttttttgctgcgcTTGCGAAATATGTCGACCCAAGTTACCCAGATCTAGAATTCCAAGTAAGAAAATCCGCTtatacaaatacaatacaaaccAAAAAAGGTAAACACAAAAAGTAAATATTGAGTTCCTGATATTTATAAGAAGTGTTTACCTGCTGACCTGTGTTCAGATGGGAAAAGTAAGTCCTAACCTGTGTTTATATGAAGTGAGGTGCACAAAATCCCTATTGGAAACATCAGTAGCTGATTTTTATATGCATcaaccctaaaaaaaaaatcagtcacaACCAAGTGTGATTCACAgccttttaaaaatgataacagCTTTACTTTTGCTTAAAACGCCTTTGCTTTTTGTTGATCGTTCTAGAACCTGTCTCTGAATAGTTATTACAAGTATAAATTTGTCTAAATATGCATAAGTGACATGTATATAGATATAGAAatattctaaaaacaaaacaaaacaaaaacaccccCACCCATTCTTTAAGTGCCTGATGTAATCTCTTATTTTCCTCTTCGCCATTCGAAATCTTAAAGGTTTAAGATCTTCCACAATAAATTTCAGTTCCTTTGGTTACTGAAAGCTTCAGTAAATTCACGTCATAGCACCAGCTGGAAACATCTGTTCATAAGCCAAGTGTAAAGGCACTTGACCCCAAGGTTAAAGTGCCTTCCATCAGATGAAGGGAAATCTTACACTCAAAAGTCATTCCGTGGCATTTCGGCATTTCCCAGTCATCACAGACATACGGTTTCTGTTTTCCTAAACAGCATCGACGACCAAGTCCGTGTTTTGGTTCGTCACTGCCTTACACAAAAAAGGAAGAAGGTTATGTCCTCTTGAGGGACACCTTTACCCCTGCTCAAACactttcttacaaacaaaatatCGCCATAAAACAATTTGGTGAGACTTGCGAATCTCAATGAGCGGCTTAAAACGTATGAAGAGAAATAAACACTGAACATAAAATTCGTGCATCCACGCATCTGCGTGCGACAGATCGGTATTGCGTAGTGATGTGAGAGAGAGGTAATTGAGCGGTCTATTGTAGCTTATTTGAGGTTGAAGGATttcctgtatttttttatatcactgtatcgCCAACATTCAGCAGCTGAGTTGTTGAGTTTGGAGATGTATGAAGGccttaaagggatcgttcacccaaaaatgaaaattagatgtttatccgcttacccccagggcatccaagatgtaggtgactttttttcagtaaaacacaaattatgatttttagcttTAGTTATTACAGTCTCTTCATCGTACAATGCATGGAAAATGGTAACATAATCTATGGGAGTAAAAAtaacatgcacagacaaatccatattaaaccctgcggctcgcgACAATACATTGCTGTATAAAGACACAAAAAGATCAGTTTGtgaaagaaactgaacagtattttgtagcgttccaggcaagtcacaccaaacttcctgagcgcaaggaattgtagctagattcttaattttattgcaatgttatattgtactaaaatctttttttttttcaatgtgtcccacttgcataaacactgcatccgtaggaaATATTATCCATTGGGACTGCCATTGTTGTTTtgcaggctatgtgacgtcagagctcggaactgggagtacatcgatctagtacgggTTCACGGGTGAGAAGTCACgtgtttgactgctgttccagtgcactttcacaggtagaaggttggaaaaacacgggttaagGGGTGCCTGGAATGTGGcatctatctacaatctcaattagaagtgtcaatggtccacttgagagataggtggctgtaatgcacttataaatctgcgatccgccataaagcaagaagaagaagaatgcctcATGTGCCTGCTGCTGTGAAAAACGTTCACAAGAGTTCTGACAGTTCGGACACcacgtgaatcagaggtaaaaaattatagaaatactgttcagttttttgcacagaccaatcgttttgtgtctttacacatcaatgtatcatcacgagccgCAGACTTTAATAtggatttgtctgtgcatgttttttgtACTCTCATAGATTATGTTGCCATTTGTCATGCATTTTACGACTGAGAGACTTTATCAATTAAAGCTAAAAATCtgaatttgtgttctactgaagaaacaaagtcacttacatcttggatgccctggggataagcagataaacatctcatttccatttttgggtgaactatccctttaacgttaattaaatgtgaaaaatacATATGTCACTGCTATACTCTTCCTTCGTCTTTTCAGCAGCGTGCCTATATCACAGTATTTCCACCaacattaaagtaaaataatatgaTGTGAATGTTTCTTGTTACAAACCCCAAGTTCTAGAACTACAATTTCCTTGCGTTGAGGCTAATTGTGAGCAATGTGTTTCGGTTCTATGGCAGGCTGGATCAGCacttaacacaaaacaaaaaataaatcaagaatCTGATGTTAGGTCAGACCTGAGGGTCCCtaataaaaaaactgaacccGTTTTCCTAAGCTTGCCATGGCTGGGGAGTGCAGAGTCTAGCCCCAGGTTAATTTATCAGGATTGTCTCAAGGCAAAGTAGCGAAGGACAACGATGTCCTCTCATTTTATAACTCATCTTCTGGCACAGAGAAGTTTGGCAATTTCGATGCAATCTGACCAAATCATAGCTAGATCTTCTCTTTTAGTTTATCCTGAAAGATCTGTAGTAgtacaaaactacaaaaaaaatgtaacatataAAAGACAGGAaagactaaaaagaaaaaaagaaaacaaaaatcactGCATCCAGTGGTGTGTGAGGTTGTTGGAGTGTGGCTTGTCTTCATATATTGATGTCCTGTTCAGTTTGTATGGTGAAGGTAGATGCGGTTTAAAGCGGAAATACCATTTATAAATCCCTAGAGAATACTATTCCAAACAAATTGTTCCTTGCATCTTTGTTCTCACTGGAAAAAATAGAGGTTCTCTGTCCGAGTAGGACGCAGAAGACTCTCCCTTATTTTATCCGTTCCTCATTGACAGCAGCTGAGAGAAACTCCTGCTCACTCAACTCCTTCCAACTTGCAATATCAGTGTGGATGGCGGGAGACAAAGGACAGAGGAACTCTAAAGAGAAGGTCCTGTTGGACCCCTCTGTCCTGTGTCTCCCTAAACTTGTAACGTTTTCCTACAAAGCCTTTCAGTCGGGCCCAGTGGTAGATACCGAAGGTTGGACCCCTTCTCCGAAGGATGAGCCAGCACCTCCCCCTCCACCATTGCCCTCGGCATCCTCCTGGGAAGGGGACTCATCTTCATTTTGGCCTCCACGGGAGGTGACCGTGGTGGTCTCGGGTGAGGCACTGTGGGACACCTCCTGTGGGGCGCAGCCTGGATGGTTCTTGCGGAAGTGCTGGTTGAGGATTGCCTGGAACGGGAAGCTCTTGCCACAGACATGGCAATGGAAAGGCTTGTTACCTGTATGTTTACGGATGTGGTACTCGAGTTGGTCCTTGCGGGTGTACTTCTTCCCACAGATTCGGCAAACGAAGGGAGTAATGCCCATGTGCAGGCGCATGTGGCGATCTAGGCTGCCCTTCTGGTTGAAGGACTTGCAGCAGTAAATGCAGGTGAGACGGGGGTTGTAGCGGAACCACCGGTCACCAACCTGTTCTCGAAGGTACTCCTCGTATCCCCCCATGTCAAACACGGCTTGTTCCTCTCCCTAATAAGGGAAAGGTGAGAGGTTATGGTTTGTTTTCATGATTCCCACCCCTTTTCCAAATCGAAATGCACTCTGAGTTCGGCACACCACCTGTTCTGAGTATTACGCAACTGCAGGCAATTTAAAGCTTCTTATTTGCTCGATAAGGTGTGCTGATATTGCTTTGAAACTAGGGCTGTATATCACCAGCAAAGTCACAATACTGTTTATCCACAGTGAAGAGAGAGCATGTACACATGGTTGCCAGGTTGACAAAGATAAATAAC
It contains:
- the serpinc1 gene encoding antithrombin-III — translated: MKLLACTWALWVLALCSVQAAKEMCFTKPKDLPLQPMCIYRSHDSEMLPTEKPEKIPAGTNPRVWELSKANSHFALSFFKQLAEGKSNDENIFLSPISISTAFAMTKLGACNTTLEQLMKVFKFDMIKEKTSDQVHFFFAKLNCRLYRKKHETTELISANRLFGDKSTLFNESFQHISEMVYGAKLLPLDFKEKPEVSRMTINEWIANKTENRIKDTLPEGSIDSNTILVLVNAIYFKGQWKHKFDKQNVMELDFHVSKTHKCRVPMMYQERKFNYARIDDDKVQILELPYNGGEITMVLILPYEGTTLPEVVEKMNLTKLEGWLHAMKETTVSVHVPRFRIEDNFSLKEQLMKMGLEDLFSPEKASLPGMVAEDGPNLYISDAYHKAFLEVNEEGSEAAAATAVVATGRSLNIYRENFMADRPFVLLIRESSINALIFTGRVANPCGSS